GGCCACTCCCGGGGCACGTCGGGGTGGCCGTCGTACCAGGAGACGAAGTCGGCGCCGCCGAAGGAGCCCTCCAGCTCGACGCCGGGGATGTTCAGGTCCGCGTCCTTGATGGCGCCGGTGGCGAAGATGACGGCGTCGTAGTGCTTGCGGAGGTCCTCGATGGTGAGGTCCGTGCCGTAGTCGACATTGCCGAAAAAGCGGATGTCGCCGCGGTCCAGCACCTTGTGCAGGGCGTTCACGATGCCCTTGATGCGGGGGTGGTCCGGGGCCACGCCGTAGCGGATCAGGCCGTAGGGTGCCGGGTAGCGGTCAAAGAGGTCGATGCTGACGGTCAGCTCGCCGCTCTTGACGGCTTCGCTCTTGGTGAGGATGTCGGCGGCGTAGACGCCGGCCGGGCCGGAGCCCACGACGGCGACGCGCAGCGGACGCTCAGCAGATCCTACGGTGGTGCTGGATGACACGGCTGTGTTCCTTTTCTTCTGCATCGACTGCTGAGTACTTGTCGTTTTGAACGCTCATAACGACAAGTACGGAGCAATCGATGGGTTTCAGGTGGTGAGGGCGGTCTTGCGGGGGCTGTTCGGGGTGGTGGTGCTGTAGTCAGCGGTTTTGAAGTGCGACGGCGCGAACGGGCTCACGCGCACCACGTCACCGATGACAATCACGGCAGGATTTGCGACGCCGGCCGCCTTGGCCTGGTCGGCGATGGAACCGAGCGTGCCAATGGTGACGCGCTGGTCCGGCAAATAGCCGTTTTCCACGATACCAACAGGTGTGTCCAGCGGCAGTCCAGCTTCGCCCAGCGCGGACGCGGATTCCCGCAGCTGGCCGACGCCCATGAGCAGGACAATCGTGTGGTCCGGGCGGGCCGGGATCTCGGAGAGTTCCTCGTGGCCGGTGACCACGCTGAAGCCCTTGGCCAGGCCGCGGTGCGTGACCGGAACACCTGCGGCTGCCGGGACGGAGATGGCGGACGTGACGCCGGAGACCACCTCAACCTCGACGCCGTTCTGCCGGCAGTACTCTGCTTCCTCGCCGCCGCGTCCCAGCACGTACGGGTCGCCGCCCTTGAGCCGGACAACGCGGTGGCCCTTGAGCGCTTCCTCGACGAGGAGACGGTTGATGTCTGCCTGCGGGACGGGGTGGTGGCCGGGGGTTTTGCCCACTTCGATGACGCGGACATCCGGGGCGAGTTCGTTCAGCAGTTCGCGGGGGCCGAGGCGGTCCGCAACAACGACGTCGGCCTGGCCCAGGAGCCGGCGGCCGCGGACGGTGATAAGGCCGGTGTCGCCGGGGCCGCCGCCAACAAGGGCGACTGACCCGCGGTGCGCGCGGCGGCGGCGCAGCGGCAGGTCTCCCGTTTCCAGGGCGGTGGCCACGGCATCGCGGACGGCCATGGCGCGGCGCGGGTCTCCCCCGGCGTTGACGGCGATCTTGACGTCGTCCACCACGGCGACGGCGGGGGTCCAGGCGGCGGACGCTTCATGGTCGGAGGCGTTGACGCACCACACCCGCTGCGCCTCGGCGTCGGCCGAGACCCGGGCGTCCACTTCCGGGGTGCCCGTGGCTGTCTGGACGAACCAGACGCCGTCGACATCGCTTGAAAGGTAGGGGCGCGCCTCCCAGGTGAGCAGGCCGGCGTCGACCAACTCCTGCAGCGCGGGCGAGGCAACCGGAGCCACGACGGTGACCAGGGCACCGGCGTCGAGCAGTCCCTTGGCGCGGCGGGCAGCGACGGGTCCGCCGCCCACCACCAGCACGGGGCGGCCGAGCAGCCGCAGCGCCGTGGGGTATATGTCCTGAATTGCCATGAATCAACGGTAGGGCGGCGTCACATTCGCCAACAAAGGCCCAGCAACACCAGTTCACGTAAGGTAACGCTGCGTCACAAAGGATTTTCAGGCTCGCGCGGCCAGGAAACGGCCGCGGTCCCGGATCAGCCGTTCCAGGTACCGGGCCAGGATGAGGCGCTCGACGGCGCGGCCCAGGACTCCCAGCGGGGCGGTGAACTCCACCCGGTCCGTCATGATGCTTCCGGCGGCCGTGGGCTCGAATTCATGGACGTGCCGGAAGGCCTTTAAAGGGCCCTTCACCTGCTCATCGGTGAAGCTGCGGGGGAAATCCAGGTGGGTGACCCTGCTGGTCATGGTGAGCGGAATACTGAAGTGCTTCGCCCGCCAGGTCACCTCCTGGCCCTCCCCGATCAGCCCACTGGTGACGCCGGCAACCGCCCGCTCCCCCGAGTCCCTCTGGGAGTCCACGTGAAGGTCGATGCTGCGGGCCAAGTCGAACAGCTGCTCCACGGGTAGCTGGGATTCGGTCCGGCACACGAAACTGGCGGTCATGGCGCCAGTCTGCCATGCGCCAGGAAACAGCAGAGCCCGACGGCGGAAGGTCGCCGTCGGGCTCTGCTTGCGGTGTGTTGGGGCTAGCGGGTGCTGCCGGCCAGGAGGCCGCGTCGGCGCAGGAGGCGCTTCTCGATGGGCCCGAAGACCAGCAGCTCGATGAGGATGCCGACGGCGAGGATCAGCAGGATGGCGGCCATGACGATAGTCATGTCCGACAGGTCCCGTCCCTGGTCCAGCAGGGAGCCCAGGCCGAAGCCGATGGTGCCGCCCACGGCAATGATCTCCGCGGCCATGAGTGAGCGCCAGGAGAAGGCCCATCCCTGTTTGAGGCCGCTGAGGTAGCCGGGCAGTGCGGCCGGGAGGATCACCTGCAGGGCCATTTGCAGCCGCGATGCGCCCAGGACTGTGCCCACCCGGCGGTACTGCGGCGGGATCTGGTCCACGCCCGAAATCAGGCCGTTGATGATGGACGGGATGGCGCCCATGAACACCACGAAGTACACGGTGGCATCCGTGAGGCCGAACCAGATGATGGCCGCGGGAACCCACGCCACGGACGGCAGCACCTGGAGGCCGGAGATCAGCGGTCCAAATGCGCGTCGAAGCGGGGCAACCTGGGCCAGCAGGAGGCCGACCGGCGTGGCGATGGCCACCGATATCAGGAAGCCCACCACACCGCGCTGCAGTGACGTCCAGATGGACTGCTGGAACTTTCCGTCGCTCCACAGGACACCCATCTGGGCCACCACATCAAGCGGCCCCGGAACCAGGTCCCGCCGCTTCACGCCGAGCGACACATAGAACTGCCAGATGAGCACCAGGACCACCAGGGCGGCCACCGGCAGCAGAATCCGGCTCCAGTCGACGCGGTGCTTGCGGTCTGCGTCGGACTGCAGCGAGTCCAAGCCGGATTCAAGCTCGCGGAGGTCCTCGTTGCCGGTGGACGTCCGGGTCAGGGCGGCATGCACGTGCTCACGGGCTGCGGGCGCAGCGCCGGATGCCGCCCAGGGAGTAGCATCGGGCTTGTCGGAGCCGGACGCTTCGTCCGAAGGACGAAAGCCGTCCGGCGAAGGGGCGGGGGCGGCATCCGGCGCGGAGCCAGACAGGAACTTACTTGGCATGGCGGCGAATCTCCTCCCGCAGCCGGGCGGTGATGACCCCGGTCAGCTGGCCGGCGAGCCCGGCGTCGGTTCGGTGTTCCTCGGTGACTGCCCATTCCTGGACCACGCGGCCGGGGCGGGAGGACAGCAGCAGGACGCGCTGGCCCAGCCGGACGGCCTCGCGGACGTTGTGGGTGACGAAGACGATGGTCCGCCCGGTTTCCTTCCAGATGCGTTCCAGCTCATCGTGCAGGAGGTCGCGGGTGATGGCGTCGAGGGCGGCGAAGGGCTCATCCATAAGCAGCAGCTGCCGGTCCTGGGCCAGCGAACGGGCCAGGGACACGCGCTGCCGCATGCCGCCGGACAGTTCGTGCGGGCGCTTGTCCCCGGCGGATCCCAGGTGCACCAGTTCGAGGAGTTCCTGGGCCTTGGTGCGGCGTTCGGCTTTGCCCACGCCGCGCAGCTTCAGTGCCAGTTCGATGTTCTCCCGTGCGGTCAGCCACGGAAACAGCGCCGCGTCCTGGAACATGAAGGCGGCGCCGTCGCTGGGCACTTCCAGGGCGCCCGACGTCGGCGCTTCAAGTCCCGCGATGATGTTCAGGAGGGTGGATTTGCCGCAGCCGGAGGCACCGAGGAGGGCAACGAACTCGCCTTGCCTGATGTTGGCGTTGACGTCGTCAAGTACCGGGGCGCCATCGCCGAAGCGCTTGCCCAGGTGTTCCAGTACTACTGGCATGGTGGCGTCCTTAAGTGGTGGTGGATCAGTCCTGGCCGAGGCCGGCGGCTGAGATCTTGTCCGCGCCGCCGGTCACCTGGTTCAGGGCGCTGAGGTCGAAGAGGCCGTTGATGTCGGCCTTTTTGGTGGTGCCGGCGTCGATGCCGTCCTGCAGCAGCTTGGGGTAACTGCCCGCCAGCGGGTCAAGAGTGAAGCTGATGTTCGCCAGCGACCGGGCCAGGACATCCGCCGGCAGCGCGGCCCCGGCGGATTCCTGCAGGGCGGAGTTGATAAGAGCGGCCTTCTCGTCGGCCGGGGCCGAGTTGAGCCACGCCACGGAGTCCGCATTGCCCTTCAGCAGGGCCTTAACGGTGTCCGGGTGGTCTGCGGCGAACTTCTGGTTCACGATCAGGATGGTGGTGGGGAATTCGCCGGGCTTGCCGGTGTCGGCCCCATCCCACAGGTCCTTTTCATCCACCAGCACCTTGGCGCCGGCCTGGAGCACCAAACGTGAGGCCCACGGCTCGGGCAGCCACGCGCCGTCGAGCTTTCCGTCCTGGAACAGCTTGAGCGCCTGGGCGTTGTCCGTGGGGTTGATGGCCACGTCACCGCTGCCGTCCACCCCGGTCTTGTAGCCCTGCTTGGAGAGCCAGGCGCGCAGGGCGACGTCCTGGGTGCCGCCAAGCTGCGGCGTTGCCAGGGTCTTGCCCCGAAGGTCAGCCGCGGAGTCGATGCCGGGCTTGACCACCAGCTGGGCGCCGCCCGCCGCGGCTCCGGCGATCACGCGCACAGACTGGCCTTGGCTTTTGGCAAAGGAGTTGATGGCCGGGTTGGGGCCGATGTACGCGGCATCGATGGCGCCGGCGTTCAGTGCCTCAATGGCGGCAGGACCGGCGTTGAAGGTCTCGGTGCTGAGCTTCGTACCGCCCAGGGCGTCGGCCAGGAATCCCTTTTTGACGCCCACCAGCGCCGGAGCGTGGGTGACGTTCCCGAAGTAACCCAGCTTCAGCTCGGCGGCCGGCGTGGGCTCGGCGGCCTGGGCCTCGGTGTCTCGGGAGATATTGGAGGCCACGACGGCTCCGACGGCGATCAGCAGGACCAGCCCGATGGCCAGCGCAGCCTCGACGGCGCGCGTGCGCGTGGGGCGCGCGCTTTCGCCTGCCACGATGCGGGTCATCCCGGGCTTGGAACTAGTCATTGCTTCACCATAGGGAGTGGCCCAAACCCGTTCAACGAAGCGGAAACGGGGGGTCACGCACGTTCATCTGGCGTCACATTTTGCCGTGCCGTTGCCCTGATGCGCAGCTTCAATTGCCTTTGACGTTGACCAGCTGCCGCAGTTTGTGCCGCACGGTGACCAGGTCCGCGGCGTCCTGCATGACCTGGTCGATCGGCTTGTACGCGGCGGGAATTTCGTCGATGAAGGCCTCCGACGCGCGGAACTCGATGCCCCGCATGGCGCGCTTCAGTTCCTCCAGTGTGAAGGTCTTCCGGGCTGCGTTGCGGGAGTATTCGCGACCAGCCCCGTGCGGGGAGGAGTTGAGCGAGGCAGCGTTGCCCCGGCCTTCCACAACATACGACGCCGTCCCCATGGATCCCGGGATCAGCCCGGCATCGCCGTGGCCGGCTTTGATGGCACCCTTCCGGGACACCCACACCGGCTTGCCGTAGTGCGTCTCCTGCTGGGTGAAGTTGTGGTGGCAGTTGATCCGCTCGCGTTCCTGCACCGGTCCGCCCACCCAGCGGCTGAACTGGGCCGTCACCCGGTCCATCATTTCCTCCCGGTTCAGCAGCGCGAAGTGCTGGGCCCATCGCAGTTCAGCGATGTACCGCTCGAACTGCGGGGTGTCCTCGTCCAGGTACGCCAGGTCCGGATCGGGCAGGTAGATCTGGTTCTTCCGGCTGACATGCTGGGCCACACCAATGTGGTGCTGGGCGATCCTGTTGCCGATGCCCCGCGAGCCAGAATGCAGGAACAGCCACACGCCGTCGGACTCATCCGCGGACACTTCGATGAAATGGTTGCCCGAGCCCAGGGAGCCCAGCTGGAGCTCCCATTTGGCCACGTACTGGGCGGGGTTGAAGCCGGCTTTGGCGGCCCGCTGCTTCA
This window of the Pseudarthrobacter defluvii genome carries:
- the cobA gene encoding uroporphyrinogen-III C-methyltransferase; the protein is MAIQDIYPTALRLLGRPVLVVGGGPVAARRAKGLLDAGALVTVVAPVASPALQELVDAGLLTWEARPYLSSDVDGVWFVQTATGTPEVDARVSADAEAQRVWCVNASDHEASAAWTPAVAVVDDVKIAVNAGGDPRRAMAVRDAVATALETGDLPLRRRRAHRGSVALVGGGPGDTGLITVRGRRLLGQADVVVADRLGPRELLNELAPDVRVIEVGKTPGHHPVPQADINRLLVEEALKGHRVVRLKGGDPYVLGRGGEEAEYCRQNGVEVEVVSGVTSAISVPAAAGVPVTHRGLAKGFSVVTGHEELSEIPARPDHTIVLLMGVGQLRESASALGEAGLPLDTPVGIVENGYLPDQRVTIGTLGSIADQAKAAGVANPAVIVIGDVVRVSPFAPSHFKTADYSTTTPNSPRKTALTT
- a CDS encoding SRPBCC family protein, with the translated sequence MTASFVCRTESQLPVEQLFDLARSIDLHVDSQRDSGERAVAGVTSGLIGEGQEVTWRAKHFSIPLTMTSRVTHLDFPRSFTDEQVKGPLKAFRHVHEFEPTAAGSIMTDRVEFTAPLGVLGRAVERLILARYLERLIRDRGRFLAARA
- a CDS encoding ABC transporter permease; the protein is MPSKFLSGSAPDAAPAPSPDGFRPSDEASGSDKPDATPWAASGAAPAAREHVHAALTRTSTGNEDLRELESGLDSLQSDADRKHRVDWSRILLPVAALVVLVLIWQFYVSLGVKRRDLVPGPLDVVAQMGVLWSDGKFQQSIWTSLQRGVVGFLISVAIATPVGLLLAQVAPLRRAFGPLISGLQVLPSVAWVPAAIIWFGLTDATVYFVVFMGAIPSIINGLISGVDQIPPQYRRVGTVLGASRLQMALQVILPAALPGYLSGLKQGWAFSWRSLMAAEIIAVGGTIGFGLGSLLDQGRDLSDMTIVMAAILLILAVGILIELLVFGPIEKRLLRRRGLLAGSTR
- a CDS encoding ABC transporter ATP-binding protein, translating into MPVVLEHLGKRFGDGAPVLDDVNANIRQGEFVALLGASGCGKSTLLNIIAGLEAPTSGALEVPSDGAAFMFQDAALFPWLTARENIELALKLRGVGKAERRTKAQELLELVHLGSAGDKRPHELSGGMRQRVSLARSLAQDRQLLLMDEPFAALDAITRDLLHDELERIWKETGRTIVFVTHNVREAVRLGQRVLLLSSRPGRVVQEWAVTEEHRTDAGLAGQLTGVITARLREEIRRHAK
- a CDS encoding ABC transporter substrate-binding protein; its protein translation is MTRIVAGESARPTRTRAVEAALAIGLVLLIAVGAVVASNISRDTEAQAAEPTPAAELKLGYFGNVTHAPALVGVKKGFLADALGGTKLSTETFNAGPAAIEALNAGAIDAAYIGPNPAINSFAKSQGQSVRVIAGAAAGGAQLVVKPGIDSAADLRGKTLATPQLGGTQDVALRAWLSKQGYKTGVDGSGDVAINPTDNAQALKLFQDGKLDGAWLPEPWASRLVLQAGAKVLVDEKDLWDGADTGKPGEFPTTILIVNQKFAADHPDTVKALLKGNADSVAWLNSAPADEKAALINSALQESAGAALPADVLARSLANISFTLDPLAGSYPKLLQDGIDAGTTKKADINGLFDLSALNQVTGGADKISAAGLGQD
- a CDS encoding RtcB family protein; protein product: METISPKLLNWASILDDKTREQAVMTAALPFIYPHLALMPDAHLGKGATVGSVIPTLRAIIPAAVGVDIGCGMIAVRNQYSVKDLPRDRKSLREDIERVIPLSAGNNNRKILPTAEPRIAELKQRAAKAGFNPAQYVAKWELQLGSLGSGNHFIEVSADESDGVWLFLHSGSRGIGNRIAQHHIGVAQHVSRKNQIYLPDPDLAYLDEDTPQFERYIAELRWAQHFALLNREEMMDRVTAQFSRWVGGPVQERERINCHHNFTQQETHYGKPVWVSRKGAIKAGHGDAGLIPGSMGTASYVVEGRGNAASLNSSPHGAGREYSRNAARKTFTLEELKRAMRGIEFRASEAFIDEIPAAYKPIDQVMQDAADLVTVRHKLRQLVNVKGN